Proteins from one Ipomoea triloba cultivar NCNSP0323 chromosome 1, ASM357664v1 genomic window:
- the LOC116010018 gene encoding protein GRIM REAPER has product MAALLNLLPILSLTLSFLLFSTHSAAAAAASFLDADDDEAEEYILDAPFSGAPRLRSRFLASIRKGKRCDAVSNNVCNGVSANNGTSLLYCCKKHCRNVLGDMNNCGGCGRKCGFGQRCCGGVCTDVVYNALHCGKCTTACLPGVKCNYGSCGYA; this is encoded by the coding sequence ATGGCCGCCTTACTCAATCTCCTCCCCATTCTCTCCCTCACTCTCTCCTTTCTCCTCTTCTCCACTcattccgccgccgccgctgccgCCTCTTTTCTCGACGCCGATGACGACGAAGCGGAAGAGTACATCCTGGACGCGCCGTTCTCCGGGGCGCCGAGGCTGAGGAGCAGGTTTTTAGCGAGCATTAGGAAGGGGAAGAGGTGTGACGCCGTGAGCAACAATGTGTGCAACGGCGTGTCGGCGAACAACGGCACCAGCCTTCTCTACTGCTGCAAGAAGCACTGCCGGAACGTGCTGGGCGATATGAACAATTGCGGCGGCTGCGGCCGGAAATGCGGCTTCGGACAGCGCTGCTGCGGCGGCGTTTGCACCGACGTCGTTTATAACGCTTTGCATTGCGGGAAATGCACCACGGCCTGCTTGCCTGGGGTTAAATGCAACTATGGATCTTGTGGCTATgcataa